From Thermodesulfovibrionales bacterium, the proteins below share one genomic window:
- a CDS encoding CBS domain-containing protein, which produces SKTSVSEVFSKHKKEWEVSPEEDVLRALEKMIRDDTGRLVIIEGDRIVGMITRNGIARYVQIKEHL; this is translated from the coding sequence CAGTAAAACCTCTGTTTCAGAGGTATTTTCAAAGCATAAAAAGGAATGGGAGGTATCACCAGAAGAGGATGTATTGAGAGCCCTGGAAAAGATGATAAGGGATGATACCGGAAGGCTTGTAATAATAGAAGGAGACAGGATTGTGGGAATGATAACAAGAAATGGAATAGCCCGTTATGTTCAGATAAAGGAACATTTATAA
- a CDS encoding rubrerythrin family protein has translation MTKENLKSAFSGESQAHMKYLIFADKAEEEGFK, from the coding sequence ATGACAAAAGAAAATCTAAAATCTGCTTTTTCAGGTGAAAGTCAAGCACATATGAAATATCTTATCTTTGCTGATAAAGCAGAAGAAGAGGGC